A part of Capsicum annuum cultivar UCD-10X-F1 chromosome 6, UCD10Xv1.1, whole genome shotgun sequence genomic DNA contains:
- the LOC107872938 gene encoding 2-oxoglutarate-Fe(II) type oxidoreductase hxnY isoform X1 has translation MTQAIRLPIIDLTSPDRTSTARAIRQACVDVGFFYLINHGVEEKFFNKVLQQSKKFFSLPLDEKMKVVRRNHRGYTPLYAEKLDPSSTTQGDSKESFYIGSPEDKSVASNLNQWPAEEVLPCWRSTMEDYHTRVLDAGVRLISLIALALELDEDFFQKTGACNPPNGVLRLLHYPGELQLSEQVVYGASAHSDYGMLTLLATDGVGGLQVCREKFKRPQIWEDVHHLSGAFIVNIGDMMERWTNCLFRSTLHRVMLTGQERYSMAFFLGPNPDCVVECLKSCCSDSSPPRFPPIRAGDYLEGRLKFTYAS, from the exons ATGACACAAGCAATTCGACTACCAATTATCGACCTTACTTCCCCTGATCGTACTTCCACTGCTCGTGCAATTCGTCAG GCATGTGTAGATGTTGGTTTCTTTTACCTTATAAATCATGGGGTAGAAGAAAAGTTTTTTAACAAAGTGCTTCAACAGAGCAAAAAATTTTTCTCATTGCCTCTTGATGAGAAGATGAAAGTGGTAAGGAGGAACCATAGAGGTTATACTCCCCTTTATGCTGAGAAACTTGATCCTTCCTCTACTACCCAAG GTGACTCAAAAGAAAGCTTCTACATTGGTTCTCCAGAAGACAAGAGTGTTGCTAGTAACTTGAATCAGTGGCCTGCAGAAG AAGTTCTGCCATGTTGGAGATCAACCATGGAGGATTACCATACAAGAGTCTT GGATGCTGGAGTAAGACTAATTTCACTGATTGCTTTGGCATTGGAGTTGGACGAGGACTTCTTTCAAAAAACTGGGGCATGTAATCCACCAAATGGAGTGCTTCGTCTATTACATTATCCAG GCGAGTTGCAATTATCTGAACAAGTGGTGTATGGTGCTTCTGCTCATTCAGACTATGGGATGTTAACTCTTCTAGCTACAGATGGTGTTGGTGGACTTCAG GTTTGCCGGGAGAAATTCAAGCGACCTCAGATATGGGAAGATGTGCATCATCTCAGTGG ggctttcatagttaacattgGAGATATGATGGAGAGGTGGACAAACTGCTTATTTCG GTCAACATTGCATAGAGTTATGCTTACGGGGCAAGAACGTTATTCG ATGGCTTTCTTTTTGGGTCCAAACCCAGATTGTGTGGTGGAATGCTTGAAGAGCTGCTGTAGTGATTCATCTCCTCCAAG ATTTCCTCCAATTCGCGCGGGAGACTACTTGGAAGGGCGCTTGAAATTTACATATGCTTCATAG
- the LOC107872938 gene encoding 2-oxoglutarate-Fe(II) type oxidoreductase hxnY isoform X2 codes for MTQAIRLPIIDLTSPDRTSTARAIRQSKKFFSLPLDEKMKVVRRNHRGYTPLYAEKLDPSSTTQGDSKESFYIGSPEDKSVASNLNQWPAEEVLPCWRSTMEDYHTRVLDAGVRLISLIALALELDEDFFQKTGACNPPNGVLRLLHYPGELQLSEQVVYGASAHSDYGMLTLLATDGVGGLQVCREKFKRPQIWEDVHHLSGAFIVNIGDMMERWTNCLFRSTLHRVMLTGQERYSMAFFLGPNPDCVVECLKSCCSDSSPPRFPPIRAGDYLEGRLKFTYAS; via the exons ATGACACAAGCAATTCGACTACCAATTATCGACCTTACTTCCCCTGATCGTACTTCCACTGCTCGTGCAATTCGTCAG AGCAAAAAATTTTTCTCATTGCCTCTTGATGAGAAGATGAAAGTGGTAAGGAGGAACCATAGAGGTTATACTCCCCTTTATGCTGAGAAACTTGATCCTTCCTCTACTACCCAAG GTGACTCAAAAGAAAGCTTCTACATTGGTTCTCCAGAAGACAAGAGTGTTGCTAGTAACTTGAATCAGTGGCCTGCAGAAG AAGTTCTGCCATGTTGGAGATCAACCATGGAGGATTACCATACAAGAGTCTT GGATGCTGGAGTAAGACTAATTTCACTGATTGCTTTGGCATTGGAGTTGGACGAGGACTTCTTTCAAAAAACTGGGGCATGTAATCCACCAAATGGAGTGCTTCGTCTATTACATTATCCAG GCGAGTTGCAATTATCTGAACAAGTGGTGTATGGTGCTTCTGCTCATTCAGACTATGGGATGTTAACTCTTCTAGCTACAGATGGTGTTGGTGGACTTCAG GTTTGCCGGGAGAAATTCAAGCGACCTCAGATATGGGAAGATGTGCATCATCTCAGTGG ggctttcatagttaacattgGAGATATGATGGAGAGGTGGACAAACTGCTTATTTCG GTCAACATTGCATAGAGTTATGCTTACGGGGCAAGAACGTTATTCG ATGGCTTTCTTTTTGGGTCCAAACCCAGATTGTGTGGTGGAATGCTTGAAGAGCTGCTGTAGTGATTCATCTCCTCCAAG ATTTCCTCCAATTCGCGCGGGAGACTACTTGGAAGGGCGCTTGAAATTTACATATGCTTCATAG
- the LOC107872938 gene encoding 2-oxoglutarate-Fe(II) type oxidoreductase hxnY isoform X3 encodes MKVVRRNHRGYTPLYAEKLDPSSTTQGDSKESFYIGSPEDKSVASNLNQWPAEEVLPCWRSTMEDYHTRVLDAGVRLISLIALALELDEDFFQKTGACNPPNGVLRLLHYPGELQLSEQVVYGASAHSDYGMLTLLATDGVGGLQVCREKFKRPQIWEDVHHLSGAFIVNIGDMMERWTNCLFRSTLHRVMLTGQERYSMAFFLGPNPDCVVECLKSCCSDSSPPRFPPIRAGDYLEGRLKFTYAS; translated from the exons ATGAAAGTGGTAAGGAGGAACCATAGAGGTTATACTCCCCTTTATGCTGAGAAACTTGATCCTTCCTCTACTACCCAAG GTGACTCAAAAGAAAGCTTCTACATTGGTTCTCCAGAAGACAAGAGTGTTGCTAGTAACTTGAATCAGTGGCCTGCAGAAG AAGTTCTGCCATGTTGGAGATCAACCATGGAGGATTACCATACAAGAGTCTT GGATGCTGGAGTAAGACTAATTTCACTGATTGCTTTGGCATTGGAGTTGGACGAGGACTTCTTTCAAAAAACTGGGGCATGTAATCCACCAAATGGAGTGCTTCGTCTATTACATTATCCAG GCGAGTTGCAATTATCTGAACAAGTGGTGTATGGTGCTTCTGCTCATTCAGACTATGGGATGTTAACTCTTCTAGCTACAGATGGTGTTGGTGGACTTCAG GTTTGCCGGGAGAAATTCAAGCGACCTCAGATATGGGAAGATGTGCATCATCTCAGTGG ggctttcatagttaacattgGAGATATGATGGAGAGGTGGACAAACTGCTTATTTCG GTCAACATTGCATAGAGTTATGCTTACGGGGCAAGAACGTTATTCG ATGGCTTTCTTTTTGGGTCCAAACCCAGATTGTGTGGTGGAATGCTTGAAGAGCTGCTGTAGTGATTCATCTCCTCCAAG ATTTCCTCCAATTCGCGCGGGAGACTACTTGGAAGGGCGCTTGAAATTTACATATGCTTCATAG